One Tolypothrix bouteillei VB521301 DNA window includes the following coding sequences:
- a CDS encoding DUF4347 domain-containing protein encodes MKNLTDSDRQTYKKNYTQKSVVTNPETDNLNIIFIDTSVSDYQSLISDIKPGYQVILLDPSKDGITQITESLQGSIYQSIHIISHGAEANLQLGATQLNNETLEIYQQQLQQWANSLTDDADILLYGCNIASGEVGKAFVQQLAEITGADVTASEDVTGNTALGGNWDLEVTTGEIESNSAFTPEVTNTYKSILPISFNPFDISGSAPSSIAVGDFNNDGNSDIAVAQQSNSVSVLLGGANGNFNTVDEYTVGASPVFVTTGNFNQDNYLDLVTANSGSNTVSVLLGIGNGNFGSTTNVVIGATGTNPTSVVTGDFNGDGASDLAVTTNTNKVSVVLRKSDGTYTNPTLYDVGTNPSSIVANDFNGDGKLDLAIANSGSNNIALLLGSGGGVFSNATFYGLGSGVLNPKSIIVSDFNGDGRRDLAVANSGSNNVTVLLGNNIGGFGNVTNYGVEASPSSITVGDFNKDGKLDLALATGSSTGSISLLLGNGSGGFSSTNRVTVGSNPVSVAANDFNKDGKTDLVVANSGSNNFSILLNESINSTPINIVPSSQTTKEETALTFNTISISDADALNNPVEVTLNTSNGTLSLATTTGISVQGDKTGNVILLGTVTNINAALNGLSFAPNQNFNGTATIQIKTDDKGNTGADGAKIATNTFNVSVTPVNDAPVLFSNSVILYAEADAWVDSSDTQANYGSSTALSVDNQSDSQSEAYIRFNLSSLPNGMNNVLTSATFRVTGSASSGSYTHNLYYIDSDTWQENSITWANKPFYQQIQSWSLQSNSGAIQTYTVDTTAPVQAELSGSGNKQLSYVINNFSTAGNAVDYYSRESGSSFVPRLELSFSPISLTAIDEDDTKNSGTLVSAIVNGRISDADSAAQRGIAVIGSNNGNGQWQYSLDNGVNWTGFSTSLSSSAALLLAADSSTRVRFVPKENFVGTIANGITFRAWDRTSGINGGTSDTSINGGTTAFSVEIATADIKINAVNDAPVITAPIELTAEEDQPLIINASNGAISISDVDAGNQPVAVTLTATNGTISLNSSGALPFTFTNGDGVEDVSMSFTGTLANINTALLGMKFQATPNTTDGKIAIGVNDLGKTGSGGPKTSDRSVNIKINPVNDAPVNTVPTALQTTAEETALVFGANQIQISDADAADNIVEVKLTAANGTLSLASTAEVNITGNTTGQVTIGGTIPKINTALNSLSFTPALNFNGDTTVQITTNDKGNTGAGGEKSDTDTISIYVLPVNDAPVILSNSITVKTAITEDDINNNGILVSEIVTGNANDVDAGALQGIAIIKTNTTNGQWQYSTDGGFSWNEFGTVSTSSALLLASDLNTKIRFIPNTNFTGSISDGLTFHAWDQTGGSNGGRFDVSVNGLTTPFSSTTATAAFTVSPVNDEPVINAPVELTADEDTPLVINASNGVISIADIDAGDSSLLSVTLNATNGTISLNGTKEGLVFTSTGSDGIEDATMTFTGTLANINTALLGMKFHPALNSVLPGKIDITVDDKGNTGSGGAKTATSSVIVKINPVNDAPVNTVPTALQTTNEDMALVFSTQTSNQILIADLDAEENPTSPDVRVTLAATNGILKLANFDGITVTGDSTSTITLTGRVSSINSSLNGLSFLPFQNYSGVAEIKVTTNDRGNTGAGGEKIDEDTIKIVVNPFNDAPVLVSDTLSVYAEADAWVNSASPSRNYGSDTTLKVRGVQNGSQQTYVRFNLASLPNGLASVLKTATFQMSGSSSEFGNEDYHSIYFVSNDAWQENTIAWRDKPAYQTQALGTWAIAYNSFQQNTVNVSSQFLTELSGDKKLSLVVNHIDFNKPGLAYNYQSRENQTNVPQLILTLNPISVAAIDEDNTNNEGTLVSAIVAGRVLDSDLEALQGIAVLAKDNTNGKWQYSTDGTWIDFGNVSESSARLLAADDKTKVRFVPNTNFTGAIAQGLSFRIWDRTNGSNGGTADINNNGGSTSFSTDIAYAAINVKPVNDTPIINVPAKKTTKEDTTLVFAQTGGVVSISDVDLGDSSPLEVEVTLKVVNGNGTISLNDISGLSVPSGNGTENMTFTGTIANINTALASMQFLPKANFFGTETVEITVNDKGNIGSGGAKTITNSVSIDVQSINDAPVNTVLNKELTILEDTPIIFSGNNLISISDLDAGNQPVEVTLTATNGTIALSSTKELQFTYGSDRSNGMIFTGTIANINTALAGMTFNPTPEFSGIASVKITTSDLGNSGSSNNPDDDEVLTATDTINITLQSVNDPPVNQVPGKLTTDEDKPIVFSKENGNLISISDPDAGANPVQVTLIVTNGTLSLSGTAGLRIWNGNSDGLNNATMTFSGTIADINTALAGMTFKPTPNYSGSIPATIEITTDDLGNSGGSFATDKDTIEIAVNSFNDPPVHTFPNEVTTQEDTPFIFSGAQLISVSDADAGSNQVEVTLTAAKGNLSLSGTTGLFITTGDGIDDEKIIFKGTLGNINAALTGMTFKPAANVFGEGSITIATNDLGNTGGSAVTVTNTVKIIIEPINEPPVNLVPITAQSTIANTSLVFSQATNNRISISDIDALNNPVQVTLTATNGNLSLNANSIAKLDFSQGAGDGTNDASMTFTGTMDDINAALDGMKFNPTADFSGVGKVEILTNDRGYTGKEGEFGALTDSDSVDITITPVVSIAALDAIANESGSDPGTFRISRTGTFGNLTVNFAIDNASTASVSDYTLNLKDQNKLFVEIPDGQSFVDVILTPTDDTLPEGEEGLQLNLVAGNSYVLDTAKSNAKVVIAANDAITYDIVSNLSTNSINEGDTGVQTLTFTVTRSGGIGIASQVNYAIQGTSEFGSDYNNIQVTGGTGATTGTLNFTMGETTKTIKVDVLGDKTFEPTETLSVTLTNPRPTEAPASATITTNLAVVQITNDDSLPGISIDDATVSEGNTAVFNVSLSNPSYQPITVEYSIVGETATVNSDYTATAYTGTLTFNPGDIGKTISVAALVDSQFEDAETFAVKLANATNSEIKDGLGIGTIAPMNAIVGTPGSDRLMGTTNSDRILGLEGDDIIIAGFGADEIDAGDGNDTVFGDSISSVTNATSSTSDLIKGGNGSDRLYGSEGKDWLYGEAGDDLLWGNDGADEFWGGLGNDYLTGGKGNDIFVVARNEGIDTINDFRVGEDIIRLSGSLTFSALSMVQVLNNTIIVDNSNQKYLAILVGVQASTLTANSFTTI; translated from the coding sequence ATGAAGAATTTGACAGACAGCGATCGCCAAACTTACAAAAAAAATTATACTCAAAAATCAGTAGTTACAAATCCAGAGACAGATAATCTAAACATAATCTTTATAGATACGTCAGTCTCAGATTACCAAAGCCTAATATCTGATATAAAACCCGGTTACCAAGTTATTCTCCTAGACCCATCTAAAGATGGAATTACTCAAATTACGGAGTCTTTGCAGGGAAGTATATACCAATCCATTCACATTATTTCTCATGGTGCAGAAGCTAACTTGCAACTCGGAGCGACTCAACTCAACAACGAGACTCTAGAAATTTACCAACAACAGTTGCAGCAATGGGCAAATTCTTTAACTGATGATGCTGATATTTTGCTTTACGGTTGTAACATTGCATCTGGTGAAGTTGGCAAAGCTTTTGTGCAACAACTAGCAGAAATTACAGGGGCTGATGTCACTGCTTCTGAGGATGTTACGGGAAACACTGCTCTTGGGGGAAATTGGGATTTAGAAGTTACAACAGGGGAAATTGAGTCTAATAGTGCTTTTACACCAGAGGTAACGAATACTTACAAGTCAATTTTACCTATTTCCTTTAATCCGTTTGACATATCAGGTTCAGCACCCTCCTCGATCGCGGTAGGTGACTTTAACAATGATGGTAATTCCGATATAGCAGTAGCACAACAATCTAATAGTGTTTCAGTGCTGTTGGGTGGTGCTAATGGCAACTTTAATACTGTTGATGAGTATACAGTGGGAGCATCACCTGTTTTTGTGACAACAGGTAACTTTAATCAAGATAATTATTTAGATTTGGTGACAGCCAACTCTGGTTCTAACACTGTTTCGGTATTGTTGGGTATTGGCAATGGTAATTTTGGCTCTACCACCAATGTTGTCATTGGGGCGACGGGGACAAATCCCACTTCTGTGGTTACGGGCGACTTTAATGGCGATGGTGCTTCTGACTTAGCTGTAACAACTAACACTAATAAAGTTTCGGTGGTTTTAAGAAAGAGTGACGGGACTTACACGAATCCTACACTCTATGATGTTGGAACCAATCCCAGTTCGATTGTTGCAAACGACTTCAACGGCGATGGCAAACTCGATTTAGCGATCGCAAACTCTGGTTCAAACAACATTGCTCTGTTATTGGGTAGTGGTGGTGGTGTCTTTAGCAATGCCACTTTTTACGGATTGGGTTCGGGAGTTTTAAATCCCAAATCCATAATTGTTAGCGATTTCAATGGAGATGGTAGGCGCGATCTTGCAGTTGCAAACTCTGGTTCCAACAACGTTACCGTATTGTTGGGCAATAATATTGGTGGTTTTGGGAATGTGACCAATTATGGAGTTGAAGCAAGCCCTTCATCTATTACTGTTGGTGATTTCAATAAAGACGGGAAATTAGACTTAGCCCTTGCAACAGGGTCTAGTACTGGTAGCATCTCGCTGTTATTGGGTAATGGTAGCGGGGGCTTTAGCAGTACCAATAGGGTGACTGTCGGGTCCAATCCCGTGTCTGTCGCTGCTAATGACTTTAATAAGGATGGAAAAACTGACTTAGTTGTTGCCAATTCTGGTTCCAATAACTTTTCGATACTGCTAAATGAATCTATTAATAGTACGCCTATCAATATAGTTCCTAGCAGTCAAACTACTAAAGAAGAAACAGCACTGACTTTTAATACCATTTCCATTAGCGATGCAGATGCGCTTAACAATCCTGTTGAAGTAACATTGAATACTAGTAATGGCACTCTCTCTTTAGCAACTACAACAGGGATTAGCGTCCAAGGCGATAAAACTGGTAATGTCATTCTTTTGGGAACGGTAACCAACATTAATGCTGCTTTAAACGGTTTGAGTTTTGCCCCAAATCAAAACTTCAATGGCACTGCTACAATTCAGATTAAGACAGATGACAAAGGGAATACAGGTGCTGACGGAGCTAAGATCGCTACAAATACTTTTAATGTTAGCGTTACACCTGTTAATGATGCTCCTGTCTTGTTCTCCAACTCCGTTATTCTTTATGCAGAAGCCGATGCATGGGTAGACTCATCCGATACTCAAGCAAACTACGGTAGCAGTACGGCTTTGAGCGTAGACAATCAAAGCGACAGTCAGTCTGAGGCATATATCCGTTTTAACTTGAGTTCCTTGCCTAACGGCATGAATAACGTGTTAACTTCTGCAACTTTCAGAGTCACGGGCTCGGCTTCAAGCGGTAGTTACACTCACAATCTTTACTACATAGATAGCGATACTTGGCAAGAAAATTCTATTACTTGGGCAAACAAACCTTTTTATCAACAAATACAGTCGTGGTCGCTACAATCTAACAGCGGTGCGATTCAAACCTATACTGTCGATACAACAGCCCCAGTGCAAGCTGAATTGTCAGGTTCGGGCAATAAACAACTGTCATACGTCATCAACAATTTTAGCACTGCAGGTAATGCCGTTGATTATTACTCTAGAGAGAGTGGTTCGAGCTTTGTTCCAAGACTGGAACTTTCTTTCTCGCCCATCTCTTTAACCGCAATCGATGAGGACGATACTAAAAATAGCGGCACTTTGGTTTCTGCAATTGTTAACGGTCGCATTTCTGATGCAGATTCAGCAGCACAAAGAGGAATAGCTGTTATCGGAAGTAATAACGGTAACGGTCAGTGGCAATACTCGCTCGATAATGGTGTCAATTGGACTGGTTTTAGCACTTCTTTATCTTCAAGTGCGGCTCTATTACTAGCGGCGGATAGCAGTACAAGAGTTCGTTTTGTCCCTAAAGAAAACTTTGTCGGTACGATCGCAAACGGTATAACCTTCCGCGCTTGGGACCGCACATCTGGTATAAATGGCGGCACATCTGATACTTCTATCAATGGCGGTACAACTGCTTTCAGTGTAGAAATTGCAACAGCAGACATCAAAATAAACGCTGTTAATGATGCTCCTGTGATTACCGCACCTATAGAATTAACCGCAGAAGAAGACCAACCTCTAATTATCAATGCAAGCAATGGTGCTATTTCTATTAGCGATGTGGATGCAGGTAACCAACCGGTTGCGGTAACTCTCACGGCTACCAATGGCACTATAAGTTTGAATAGCAGTGGGGCATTGCCTTTTACGTTCACCAATGGTGATGGTGTTGAAGATGTCAGTATGTCCTTTACTGGAACTCTTGCTAATATCAATACTGCACTTCTAGGCATGAAGTTTCAGGCAACACCTAACACAACTGATGGTAAAATTGCGATCGGTGTGAATGACTTAGGGAAAACTGGATCGGGAGGACCAAAAACCAGCGATCGTAGTGTCAATATCAAGATTAATCCTGTTAACGATGCTCCTGTCAACACGGTACCTACTGCATTACAAACTACAGCAGAAGAAACCGCCCTTGTCTTTGGTGCCAATCAAATTCAAATTAGCGATGCTGATGCTGCAGATAACATAGTTGAAGTCAAATTAACTGCTGCTAACGGTACTCTCAGCTTAGCAAGTACCGCTGAGGTTAACATTACAGGCAACACCACGGGGCAAGTTACAATCGGTGGCACAATTCCTAAAATTAATACTGCCCTAAACAGTCTTAGCTTCACGCCAGCACTTAACTTTAATGGCGATACAACAGTTCAAATCACCACAAATGATAAAGGGAATACAGGTGCGGGAGGAGAAAAAAGCGACACAGATACCATTAGCATCTACGTCTTACCCGTCAACGATGCGCCTGTCATCCTTTCCAACTCCATCACAGTTAAGACAGCAATTACAGAAGATGACATCAACAACAACGGCATTTTAGTCTCTGAAATCGTAACTGGTAACGCAAATGATGTAGATGCAGGAGCGTTACAAGGGATTGCTATTATCAAAACCAACACTACCAACGGTCAGTGGCAATATTCAACCGATGGAGGTTTTTCCTGGAACGAGTTTGGTACTGTCTCTACAAGTTCAGCATTATTACTAGCATCAGATCTCAATACAAAGATTCGATTTATACCCAATACTAACTTTACTGGCAGCATTAGTGACGGTCTTACCTTCCACGCTTGGGACCAAACTGGTGGTTCTAACGGTGGAAGATTTGATGTCTCTGTCAACGGTCTGACAACTCCCTTTAGTTCTACCACTGCGACTGCTGCCTTTACGGTCAGTCCCGTGAATGACGAGCCTGTCATTAACGCACCAGTGGAGCTGACTGCAGACGAAGATACACCTTTGGTTATTAATGCAAGTAACGGTGTTATCTCTATTGCTGATATAGATGCAGGTGACAGCAGTTTACTCAGCGTGACACTCAATGCTACCAATGGCACTATCAGTTTGAATGGCACGAAAGAAGGATTGGTCTTCACCAGTACTGGTAGCGATGGTATTGAAGATGCCACCATGACATTTACTGGTACTCTTGCCAACATCAACACGGCACTTCTGGGAATGAAATTCCATCCCGCTCTTAACTCTGTCCTTCCAGGTAAGATCGATATTACCGTTGATGACAAAGGAAATACGGGCAGTGGAGGAGCAAAAACTGCTACAAGCAGCGTCATAGTTAAGATTAACCCTGTTAACGATGCGCCTGTCAACACGGTTCCAACTGCGCTACAGACGACAAATGAAGACATGGCGCTTGTCTTTAGCACTCAAACAAGCAATCAAATTCTCATTGCCGATCTAGATGCAGAAGAGAATCCAACCAGCCCAGATGTTCGAGTTACATTGGCTGCAACCAATGGAATTCTGAAATTGGCAAATTTTGATGGCATTACAGTTACGGGAGATAGCACGAGCACCATTACCCTCACGGGTAGAGTTTCCAGCATTAATTCTTCTCTAAACGGGTTGAGTTTCCTTCCCTTCCAAAACTACAGTGGTGTTGCTGAAATTAAAGTCACCACAAACGATCGAGGCAATACAGGTGCGGGGGGAGAAAAAATTGACGAAGATACCATCAAGATTGTTGTTAACCCGTTTAATGATGCACCCGTTCTCGTCTCTGATACTCTCAGTGTTTATGCTGAAGCTGATGCTTGGGTGAATTCGGCTTCTCCTTCTAGGAACTACGGTAGCGACACAACCTTAAAAGTAAGAGGCGTCCAAAACGGTTCGCAACAAACTTACGTGCGGTTTAACCTTGCTTCTCTACCCAATGGTCTTGCAAGTGTACTGAAGACTGCTACTTTCCAAATGAGTGGCAGTAGTTCGGAATTTGGGAATGAAGACTACCACTCGATTTATTTTGTCTCCAATGATGCTTGGCAAGAAAATACGATCGCTTGGAGAGACAAGCCAGCTTATCAAACTCAGGCTTTAGGTACGTGGGCGATCGCATACAATAGTTTTCAACAAAATACAGTCAATGTCAGTTCTCAATTTCTTACAGAACTTTCAGGAGACAAAAAACTCTCTTTAGTTGTCAACCACATTGACTTTAATAAACCTGGGCTTGCCTACAATTACCAATCTAGAGAAAACCAAACCAATGTTCCACAATTAATTCTTACTCTCAATCCTATCTCTGTCGCAGCCATTGATGAGGACAACACGAACAACGAGGGGACACTTGTATCTGCAATTGTCGCAGGTCGGGTACTTGACAGCGATCTTGAAGCGTTGCAGGGAATAGCAGTTCTTGCCAAAGACAACACAAACGGTAAGTGGCAGTATTCCACAGATGGTACCTGGATTGACTTTGGTAATGTCTCAGAAAGTTCGGCTCGATTGTTAGCAGCTGATGATAAGACCAAAGTTCGCTTTGTCCCAAACACTAACTTTACGGGTGCGATCGCGCAAGGGCTTTCCTTCCGAATTTGGGATCGAACCAACGGTAGCAACGGTGGAACCGCCGATATAAATAACAACGGAGGTTCAACTTCCTTTAGTACGGACATTGCGTATGCTGCGATAAACGTCAAGCCAGTCAATGACACTCCCATTATTAACGTCCCTGCAAAGAAAACCACCAAAGAAGACACAACACTTGTATTTGCACAAACAGGTGGTGTCGTCTCAATTAGCGATGTTGATTTAGGCGATAGCAGCCCCCTTGAAGTTGAAGTCACGCTAAAAGTCGTCAATGGCAATGGAACCATCAGTTTAAACGATATTTCGGGATTGAGCGTCCCAAGTGGCAATGGTACAGAAAATATGACTTTTACTGGCACCATTGCTAACATTAACACTGCACTCGCAAGCATGCAGTTTCTTCCCAAAGCCAACTTCTTTGGTACTGAAACCGTAGAAATTACTGTCAATGACAAAGGAAATATTGGCAGTGGCGGCGCAAAGACAATTACGAACAGCGTTAGCATTGATGTTCAATCCATTAACGATGCTCCTGTCAATACCGTTCTCAATAAAGAACTCACAATTCTTGAAGACACACCCATTATCTTTAGTGGTAACAACCTCATCTCTATTAGCGATTTAGATGCAGGCAATCAACCCGTTGAGGTGACACTCACTGCTACTAATGGCACGATCGCTTTAAGTAGCACTAAAGAATTACAATTTACCTATGGTAGCGATCGCAGCAACGGTATGATTTTTACAGGAACCATTGCTAACATCAACACCGCACTTGCTGGCATGACCTTTAACCCAACACCTGAATTTTCGGGTATTGCCAGCGTAAAAATAACAACCAGTGATTTGGGGAACAGTGGTAGCTCGAACAATCCAGATGATGATGAAGTTTTAACTGCCACAGACACAATTAACATCACTCTCCAATCTGTTAACGATCCTCCTGTCAATCAGGTTCCTGGAAAATTGACGACAGATGAAGATAAACCAATCGTCTTCAGCAAAGAAAATGGAAATCTCATCTCCATTAGCGATCCCGATGCTGGTGCCAACCCAGTCCAAGTCACATTGATTGTCACGAATGGCACTCTTAGTTTAAGTGGTACTGCAGGATTACGTATTTGGAACGGCAATAGTGACGGTCTCAATAATGCCACCATGACTTTTAGTGGCACTATTGCAGATATCAATACTGCGCTTGCTGGCATGACCTTTAAACCAACACCTAACTATTCTGGTTCCATCCCAGCAACTATAGAAATAACAACTGATGATTTGGGGAATAGTGGCGGTAGCTTTGCCACGGACAAGGACACAATTGAAATTGCTGTTAACTCTTTTAACGATCCTCCCGTTCATACCTTCCCTAACGAAGTCACCACACAGGAAGACACACCATTTATCTTTAGTGGCGCACAACTTATCTCTGTGAGCGATGCTGATGCTGGTTCCAATCAAGTTGAGGTGACGCTAACGGCTGCGAAAGGAAATCTCAGTTTAAGTGGTACTACAGGATTATTCATTACTACAGGTGATGGAATCGATGATGAGAAAATCATCTTTAAAGGAACTCTAGGTAATATTAACGCTGCTCTTACGGGGATGACCTTTAAGCCTGCAGCTAATGTTTTTGGAGAAGGTAGTATCACAATTGCAACCAATGACTTGGGAAATACAGGTGGTTCTGCTGTTACAGTTACCAACACCGTCAAAATTATCATTGAGCCAATTAACGAACCCCCTGTTAATTTAGTACCCATCACAGCCCAATCTACGATCGCAAACACTTCGCTTGTCTTCAGCCAAGCCACCAACAATCGCATCTCTATTAGCGATATTGATGCACTCAATAACCCCGTTCAGGTGACACTCACTGCAACAAATGGCAATCTCAGTTTAAATGCTAACAGCATTGCGAAATTAGATTTTTCTCAAGGCGCAGGCGATGGCACCAATGATGCTAGCATGACCTTTACAGGTACAATGGATGACATCAACGCCGCACTGGATGGCATGAAGTTCAATCCCACTGCTGATTTCTCTGGTGTGGGAAAAGTTGAAATTTTAACCAATGACAGGGGTTATACAGGCAAAGAAGGAGAATTTGGTGCTTTAACAGATAGCGATTCTGTTGACATCACGATTACCCCAGTTGTCAGTATTGCAGCTCTAGATGCCATAGCAAACGAATCGGGGAGCGATCCCGGTACTTTCCGTATCAGTCGTACTGGCACATTCGGTAATTTAACAGTGAATTTTGCCATTGACAACGCAAGTACGGCAAGTGTTAGCGATTACACTCTTAATTTGAAAGACCAAAACAAACTGTTTGTAGAGATTCCTGACGGACAAAGTTTTGTTGATGTTATTCTCACACCGACTGATGATACTTTGCCCGAGGGAGAAGAAGGCTTGCAACTCAATTTAGTTGCAGGTAATAGTTACGTTCTCGATACAGCTAAGAGCAATGCTAAAGTTGTCATTGCTGCTAACGACGCCATCACATACGATATCGTATCAAATCTCTCAACGAATAGTATCAATGAAGGTGACACGGGTGTTCAAACACTAACCTTTACCGTAACAAGAAGTGGTGGCATTGGGATAGCCAGTCAGGTCAACTATGCGATTCAGGGAACATCAGAGTTTGGAAGCGATTACAACAACATACAGGTTACGGGTGGAACAGGTGCTACAACTGGAACTCTCAACTTTACAATGGGCGAAACAACCAAAACCATTAAAGTTGACGTTCTTGGAGACAAAACATTTGAACCGACGGAAACTCTTTCTGTTACTTTAACCAACCCACGCCCGACTGAAGCACCAGCAAGCGCTACAATTACAACCAATCTAGCTGTAGTCCAAATTACGAACGATGACAGTTTACCTGGTATTTCTATTGATGATGCCACTGTAAGTGAAGGAAATACAGCAGTATTTAATGTCTCGCTTTCTAACCCCAGCTACCAACCGATTACTGTAGAATATAGCATTGTTGGTGAAACTGCTACGGTTAACTCTGATTACACGGCAACGGCGTATACAGGAACTCTCACCTTCAACCCTGGGGATATTGGTAAAACCATTAGTGTCGCCGCATTGGTTGACAGCCAATTTGAAGACGCAGAAACCTTTGCTGTGAAACTGGCTAACGCTACCAACTCTGAAATTAAAGACGGGCTCGGAATCGGTACGATCGCTCCTATGAATGCGATCGTCGGTACGCCCGGTTCCGATCGCCTGATGGGAACGACAAATAGCGATCGCATTTTGGGACTTGAAGGCGATGACATTATTATTGCTGGATTCGGTGCTGATGAAATTGATGCTGGAGATGGGAACGACACTGTCTTTGGTGACTCGATCTCATCTGTCACAAATGCGACTTCCAGTACAAGCGATTTGATCAAAGGTGGAAACGGGAGCGATCGTCTTTACGGCAGTGAAGGTAAGGATTGGCTTTATGGTGAAGCGGGAGACGATCTGTTATGGGGTAACGACGGTGCTGATGAATTCTGGGGAGGATTGGGTAACGACTACCTCACGGGTGGAAAAGGCAATGATATTTTTGTTGTAGCAAGAAATGAAGGTATCGATACCATTAACGACTTCCGTGTAGGCGAAGATATCATTCGTCTATCCGGTAGCTTAACCTTCTCCGCTCTATCAATGGTTCAAGTTCTAAACAACACCATTATTGTTGATAATTCCAATCAAAAATATCTGGCAATCTTAGTTGGAGTCCAAGCATCTACTTTAACCGCCAACTCCTTTACCACCATTTAA
- a CDS encoding helix-turn-helix domain-containing protein has protein sequence MKTKPFSELRKKMTPQQQAESEMQANLALLYLTLSEVRESVGKTQSEVADNMGIGQPALSKIEHQNDIQVSTLSRYITSLGGSLTITARFPNREIVITQFGVTDSLQH, from the coding sequence ATGAAAACTAAGCCTTTTAGCGAACTTCGTAAAAAAATGACACCTCAGCAGCAAGCAGAAAGTGAGATGCAGGCAAATCTTGCACTATTATATTTGACACTTTCTGAAGTTAGGGAATCTGTAGGTAAAACTCAAAGCGAAGTTGCTGATAATATGGGAATAGGTCAACCTGCTCTTTCAAAAATTGAGCATCAGAACGATATTCAGGTTTCTACGCTCTCAAGATATATTACATCTCTCGGCGGAAGTCTCACTATAACAGCACGTTTTCCTAATAGAGAAATTGTCATCACTCAATTTGGAGTGACAGACTCATTACAGCACTGA